The stretch of DNA CTTGTCTTTCTTTGAAATTCTCATACTTATGCTTGGACTGCTCCTCATGGATCCTACCTTCAAATAAATGGGCAGGATCGTTCACCAAAGATTTCAGGGAAGACTGTGGTGTAGTTGACATTGCAGCTGAATATATGTTTGAGATGTGCTCAATATCTTCCTTGACTGATGTATCCTCAAATGTTTCACTATTGCGTAAGCTGCTGTCATCGATTGAATCCCCAATATACTGTGATTTCCCCAAATGCATCGACGGTTTGTCTCCCATGTTCTCTTCCCATGTATGTTCGTTTCCACattcttcattttcttgagTCTCCTCCCATTCAAACTCGTCAGTGTCTCTGGTATCCTCAGACAGTACGCATGTTTCATAGACGTATTCGTTCTTGTACAAAAGTTCCTTACAATGAGATATCGGTCTCTCTGCAACTCTCTCAGCTTGTTCTCTTGTTTCCCTCAGCCTTTCGTTCTTGTATACTGGAACCTCCAGGGACTCACCTGATCCTTGTCCAACTACCTCTTCTGGCTTAATAAGTTCATTCTTCTCATATTCAGACTCTTCTAAATTGTACCTGACTCTTTCAATAATGTTATTATCCATCTCGGTTGACTTTTCTGAATGAGCTTCTTGAGATTGCTCTAGATGATTCCGTGAAGTCTCTGCAATAGTATCACTTGATGCAGGTTGTTGCTTTCTTGATCTGTGGTTCACCAAAGGTTTCAGATGAGGCTGCAATGCCTCCAATTTTGAATCTATAGAAATGCTAGATATGTTCCTTATGTTTTCTTTAGTGCCCTTATCCTCAAATGTTTCCTGGCTTCGGCTCAATATAATAGCATCGGTGCTTTTGCAGATTATATCTCCATAATCGTCGTCTAAACACGGCAGATAACTTCCATCTGGATAAATCTCTTCATGACCTTCTGAATCTGAATCCTGGTGATTAGTAATAGGCTCATCAGCAAAACCCATGCCAGAATCCAGAAAGCTAGGTGAATCCCGGACAGTATCTGTTTTCCCTCGAAGAGAGAACTTAAGTATACCGGAACAACTGCCACATCTCACTTGATATCTCTTATGTTTTCCTTGGGGAGACACCTGAGGAAGCTGTAGAAGTTCCAAGCAATAGGAACAAGTAGTAAAAGGCGCACCACCAGCTGAAGGAAGTATATGGCGCTTCACCACAGGATTCCTTTCTCTGACATACCGTTTTTTGTCCCTGCGAGAGCTCTTCTCCCTAGTTGTGTCACTCTTAGAAATCCCTACGGAATGCTTAGAGTATGTGGAGCGATGCGGGGCTGCAGCTGCTTGATAACTACTCTCAGAGTACACAGAACGAATCGGGGTTGTAGAGTTACTGGATTCATATAGATTATGATACTGAAGATCGTGCAGCTGAGACTGAGAAGACCGGGGATAGTACTTTCCATTAGATGTCTCACCTGGAAAACGGGTAGGTGAAGCAACAGAAGATTCTTGAAACGAGCCTTCTCTTCCATAATGCTTGAATTGGTttggttgatgatgataataagaCTGCTCTGATGCAGAAACGTAAGACCCGTTAAAAGGACTACTGTAGCCATATTCATATGCAGAAGAAGGGGAAGGACTTGCTGGATAGAAAGGAACCCGAGGTGGGTCTTCATATCTTCCTTCATGTTGTTTCCATTGCGAGTCATTGCTGCGTGAGTTATACGGAGAGCTTCTTGCTGAAGCAAACGCATCAGAATCACCGGTCACGCTGAACTCATCAGCCCTTCTCATCCATTCTCTGTGGATATCGGATGTCTCATGCTTGTTAACAGTTTCCGAATGATATCCCCTTTCAACAGAAGGCGATGCCCTTGAATTGTACTTCCGTTGAATAGGAGTTCTACTACCACCTTCTGCAGATTCTACTTCGGTACTTAAACTATGGTTTTTAGAAGATAGAAGAGCCTTGGGATTAGTGTTTGTGTTATCATTGCCTTCCAGTTCCAAACGTTTTGCTACATTCaaagaaagaacacaagaaacGGAAAACAATTATGCATGAGGTTGGTTACCTGTAAACGAGAGTAGAGAGACTTAAAGAAGGCTATCGTACCATGAAGAATCGAGTCGCATCCACCACATTTGTAGGAAGTCGCATCTAAAGGTTCTTGGAGAAGTTTGTGGCACTCGGGACATCTCACGATTCTAGACTGAGAAGATAATCCGGGAACGGGTTTACTCCTCATGCCTCGGAACATATGCTTCAAGTCTTTACCACTTGCCAACTACAaagtaaaaaacagaaaaacaaacacatcaGCTCAAATCCAGAACCCGAGAACCTGCAATAGGAAGAATCAAAGATTTCAAAGAGACAGAGGAAgatgataaagagagagagaagcagtcACACCTTAGAACGGATAATGGAGAGGAGTCTTGGTGAAGGTGAAGAATCCGAGGATGGTTCAAGAGTTTTCTTTGTAGAAGATTGGGatctgctctgtttcttcttctttatcatgGTTTGGTGATTGACTTATCTTTGAtgaatgttctttttttcttttctgggtATAAAAGTTTGTTGGTGATCTTTCAAGCAAGCAAGTAGCAGGGTAGGAGGTATATAATATGAATCAGATCAGGCACATGAAGTCATGAAGTACAATAacgaatatataaatatatgctttataaaaattaaaatgtgtaATGGTCAAGGTAATGATGCTTTAACAGACTTGTATATACTAATTGATTTATTAAAACTTTGCTTCTTCtcgtttttgttatttggaAAATTAAGATCTAAGAGTTGAATTGATTATTATCACCACTGGATTTGGAAGTTGAGGTCCAGTTCCTTTAATTAGATCTTAACGATTTGGATTTGAAGAGTCAACTTTGGAGATCGCCAAGAAACACACCTTTATAATTATTTCTAGATCGAATTtgcttatttttaaaattgtttctttgtttttatatcaaGAAAGAACGAATCAAAACGTCAtaatttaatcataatttttaaaataagaaagaaatcaaCGTGCATCTTAGTAATTTGCAAACATAAAGCAGATGGATATTGTTGACAAAACCATGTTTTGGGTTTGAAAATTACGTAATTTATTGGTGAATATTTGCTATGGAAAACCGTGTTTgacgttttttcttctttaggtTTTCAGATAGGAATAACACAGTGAaattagacataaaaatattaaaagaatgGATTAAACAAATATGCACAAGAAGCCATTCGTTTAGTGACCATTTGATAAAAG from Camelina sativa cultivar DH55 chromosome 9, Cs, whole genome shotgun sequence encodes:
- the LOC104712302 gene encoding uncharacterized protein LOC104712302 translates to MIKKKKQSRSQSSTKKTLEPSSDSSPSPRLLSIIRSKLASGKDLKHMFRGMRSKPVPGLSSQSRIVRCPECHKLLQEPLDATSYKCGGCDSILHAKRLELEGNDNTNTNPKALLSSKNHSLSTEVESAEGGSRTPIQRKYNSRASPSVERGYHSETVNKHETSDIHREWMRRADEFSVTGDSDAFASARSSPYNSRSNDSQWKQHEGRYEDPPRVPFYPASPSPSSAYEYGYSSPFNGSYVSASEQSYYHHQPNQFKHYGREGSFQESSVASPTRFPGETSNGKYYPRSSQSQLHDLQYHNLYESSNSTTPIRSVYSESSYQAAAAPHRSTYSKHSVGISKSDTTREKSSRRDKKRYVRERNPVVKRHILPSAGGAPFTTCSYCLELLQLPQVSPQGKHKRYQVRCGSCSGILKFSLRGKTDTVRDSPSFLDSGMGFADEPITNHQDSDSEGHEEIYPDGSYLPCLDDDYGDIICKSTDAIILSRSQETFEDKGTKENIRNISSISIDSKLEALQPHLKPLVNHRSRKQQPASSDTIAETSRNHLEQSQEAHSEKSTEMDNNIIERVRYNLEESEYEKNELIKPEEVVGQGSGESLEVPVYKNERLRETREQAERVAERPISHCKELLYKNEYVYETCVLSEDTRDTDEFEWEETQENEECGNEHTWEENMGDKPSMHLGKSQYIGDSIDDSSLRNSETFEDTSVKEDIEHISNIYSAAMSTTPQSSLKSLVNDPAHLFEGRIHEEQSKHKYENFKERQELEMNIRDRVRCELEESKDKRNETLELNNVGEDGSIVSLEKASGAGEEGLVSHQMESPNENLETSYGTLETVYLEGSGFVGERTWEETMEDRAGLHLEEYESIPFCMHDYELETILEPDEDPDERSDSDSQSSFNENGGSEERVMLHDSQDAIIEHSQYECESSSDGSVDIVRSEYETNETLGKNKIVGDGSVVSVSHEEEPWLVDEKKTEALKDGVMVKDGPSLHLEKCENESMKVGETLEWTSERAPTFRLHESELVAMLEFDDDADGRSHNGSRSSFSDHELSKERQLFNVEEPQLVIDGRTEPLQVGEMAKDTVSLDLEECENESMKVDETFEWTPGRTLTFRRHECEVGTKHEPDADDIFRLSLDGTLEQERMVLMSQDKQENPWNTFKKCNAEEDIPALSSRVSSEGYKFPSKMAELDGEGEEEISKEHFQKENEKSGLTSEPYAHIYSRTEPSEIVGLRLALYQTQNSPLRSPLTSPIHTPIGSPLHYLMASQIRSPITSTRNSHIVSPLRSPINSSGSLSDVLFLSKKR